One window from the genome of Luteithermobacter gelatinilyticus encodes:
- a CDS encoding bifunctional diguanylate cyclase/phosphodiesterase: MFPRLYFHLLTYYNFGFVLLAAAICLLTCFVAYLLIKRVKTSKGKAPYIWTIIYAIAVGSGFWTTHFIAMQACPLPYTAHYDLSFTVLSVLLTILACGLGLALTLLKRWRYNRLTGSLVMGGGLALMHVTGLESMTWPEESAYAPLLLGVALTFGAGSVGAAQLALVTHRQGQSVLPGIIGLASGVFLLHFITILPMDGGQNSPLPTGETGDAYKAFLTLAVTVTSLVILSFTLLGIYLDNKIMTIAARETQRLRTLANASMEGLLLIRNGCIIDANQQACTLIGQARKRLKRLPFKALFNFPDHMAERKDLLTVGAQYEAGLTTVAGDVIPVEIRIRTMQTSRHSHLIAVIRDLRNDQAQKHKIRQLSTMDSLTGLINRSYFNIRLDQAIQQAKRSTTKLALLILDIDEFRDTNLLLGLEDGDRLLQEISKRLLSVTLASDTLARLSGDEFAILQEDIDGFTDPEHLVKRLKEAFMLPFTLQGKEIALTHCIGIALYPENGTTAPELMANAINALERAKQEGTNTARFFEAIIDSKIRLRRRLGLDLKKALKRNELLLHYQPLINLDQNRPTGFEVLLRWKHPELGYVRPDIFIQVAEENGHIIEIGDWVLHQACREAASWKVPLQVAINLSPVQLRDNQLPDRIHSVLEETGLHPSRLELEITEGVFIKNQWEALQILNRLKKLGIRISMDDFGTGYSSLAYLKNYRFDKIKIDRSFIHGLGEDEQSATIIRGIIGLAKGLDLPVLAEGVETEAQKDFLKNAGCTEIQGYLISPPAPIDTFRHITTETANTDAAAGQLRQGLRSAE; encoded by the coding sequence ATGTTTCCAAGGTTATATTTCCATCTGTTGACCTATTACAATTTTGGGTTTGTTCTGCTCGCTGCGGCAATTTGCCTGCTCACCTGTTTTGTGGCTTATCTTCTGATCAAGCGGGTGAAGACGTCCAAAGGCAAAGCGCCGTACATCTGGACCATTATCTACGCCATAGCAGTCGGCAGTGGATTTTGGACAACCCATTTTATCGCCATGCAGGCCTGTCCTCTTCCCTATACCGCACATTATGATCTCAGCTTCACGGTTTTGTCGGTGCTGCTGACCATCCTGGCCTGCGGGCTCGGTCTGGCCCTCACCCTGTTAAAAAGGTGGCGCTATAACAGGCTGACCGGCAGCCTGGTGATGGGGGGTGGTCTTGCCCTGATGCATGTGACTGGCCTTGAGTCTATGACATGGCCTGAGGAATCGGCTTATGCCCCGCTTCTTCTGGGTGTGGCGTTGACCTTTGGCGCGGGAAGCGTAGGCGCTGCGCAGCTCGCGCTGGTCACCCATCGACAGGGGCAAAGTGTACTGCCGGGCATCATTGGACTGGCAAGTGGTGTCTTCCTGTTGCATTTCATAACCATACTCCCCATGGACGGGGGACAGAACAGCCCGCTGCCAACGGGGGAAACTGGCGATGCCTACAAGGCATTTTTGACACTGGCCGTCACAGTGACCAGCCTGGTTATCCTGAGTTTCACGCTTTTGGGCATTTATCTTGACAACAAGATCATGACAATTGCCGCCCGTGAAACTCAGCGTCTCAGAACCCTGGCCAATGCCAGCATGGAAGGACTGCTTCTGATCCGCAACGGCTGTATCATCGACGCTAATCAGCAGGCCTGCACCCTGATCGGACAGGCCCGCAAGCGGTTAAAAAGGCTGCCTTTTAAAGCCTTGTTCAACTTTCCGGATCACATGGCCGAACGTAAAGACCTGTTGACAGTGGGAGCGCAGTATGAAGCGGGACTGACCACCGTCGCAGGCGACGTCATTCCCGTCGAAATTCGCATCCGAACCATGCAAACCTCTCGACATTCCCACCTGATCGCGGTGATTCGGGATTTGAGGAACGATCAGGCCCAGAAACATAAAATCCGGCAACTTTCCACCATGGACAGCCTGACCGGTCTGATCAACAGAAGTTATTTCAACATCCGGCTGGATCAGGCCATTCAGCAGGCCAAGCGATCCACCACGAAACTCGCGCTTCTAATCCTTGATATTGATGAATTCCGGGATACCAACCTTCTTCTGGGATTGGAAGATGGCGACCGCCTGCTCCAGGAAATCAGCAAAAGACTGCTGAGCGTTACCCTGGCTTCTGACACACTCGCGCGCCTCTCAGGCGACGAATTTGCCATATTACAGGAAGATATTGACGGCTTTACCGATCCGGAACATCTGGTCAAGCGCCTGAAAGAAGCCTTTATGCTGCCATTTACCCTTCAAGGCAAGGAAATCGCCCTCACCCACTGCATTGGCATCGCCCTTTATCCGGAAAATGGGACGACGGCCCCCGAGTTGATGGCCAACGCCATCAACGCACTGGAGCGGGCCAAACAGGAAGGGACCAACACGGCCCGGTTTTTTGAGGCCATCATCGATTCGAAAATCCGCCTGCGCCGACGGTTGGGCCTGGACCTGAAGAAAGCCCTCAAGCGCAATGAACTTCTGCTGCATTATCAACCGCTGATCAATCTTGACCAGAACCGCCCCACCGGGTTCGAGGTTCTGTTACGCTGGAAACATCCGGAACTGGGATATGTCCGGCCAGATATTTTTATCCAAGTCGCCGAAGAAAACGGCCACATTATCGAGATTGGAGACTGGGTGCTGCATCAGGCCTGCCGCGAAGCCGCCTCCTGGAAGGTCCCCTTGCAGGTGGCGATCAATTTGTCCCCCGTTCAGCTCAGGGACAACCAACTGCCTGACAGGATTCACTCGGTGCTGGAAGAAACCGGGCTGCATCCTTCGCGGCTGGAGCTGGAAATCACGGAAGGCGTTTTTATTAAAAACCAGTGGGAGGCTCTGCAGATTCTCAATCGACTTAAAAAACTCGGCATCCGGATTTCCATGGATGATTTCGGCACGGGGTATTCCTCACTGGCCTACTTGAAGAATTACCGCTTTGACAAAATCAAAATCGACCGGTCCTTTATTCACGGACTGGGCGAAGACGAACAGTCGGCCACCATCATCCGCGGTATTATCGGCTTGGCCAAGGGGCTGGACCTGCCCGTTCTCGCCGAAGGCGTGGAAACAGAAGCCCAGAAAGACTTTCTGAAAAACGCCGGATGTACGGAAATTCAGGGATATTTGATTTCACCGCCGGCCCCTATCGATACCTTCAGGCACATCACCACAGAAACAGCCAATACCGATGCCGCCGCCGGACAACTGCGACAGGGACTCCGGTCGGCAGAATAA
- a CDS encoding UbiD family decarboxylase yields the protein MAYQSLRDFMDQLEKAGRLVRVREPVSTHLEMTEIQTRVIAEGGPAILFENPVGPHGETYDMPVLVNLFGTVERVAWGMNRKPHELREIGEALAVLRQPQPPRSLRDAVDMLPILKQAMTMAPKTVKKAPVQDVVLSGDDIDLGRLPVQGCWPGEPAPLITWPLVVTKGPGNSAEDDFNLGIYRMQVLDKKRTLMRWLKHRGGAQHYRRWKNEKPEPLPAAVVLGADPATILGAVTPVPDTLSEYKFAGLLRGRKTELVDCVSVPLKVPATAEIVLEGHVSLDEYAPEGPYGDHTGYYNSVEPFPVFTISAITMRKNPIYLSTYTGRPPDEPSVLGEALNEVFIPLLQQQFPEIVDFWLPPEGCSYRIAVVSMKKAYAGHAKRVMMGVWSYLRQFMYTKFVIVVDDDINCRDWKDVMWAISTRMDPVRDTTLMEHTPIDYLDFASPVSGLGGKMGLDATNKWPGETDREWGEKIRMDEQVIRRIDDIWDTLGLPGSGKSHLE from the coding sequence ATGGCGTATCAGTCCCTGCGGGATTTCATGGATCAACTGGAAAAAGCCGGCCGTCTGGTGCGGGTCCGTGAACCCGTCTCGACCCATCTGGAAATGACCGAGATCCAGACCCGGGTAATTGCCGAGGGCGGCCCGGCGATCCTGTTTGAAAACCCGGTGGGCCCTCATGGCGAAACCTATGACATGCCGGTTTTGGTCAATCTGTTCGGCACAGTGGAGCGCGTCGCCTGGGGTATGAACCGCAAACCGCATGAACTGCGCGAAATTGGCGAGGCTCTCGCGGTGCTGCGTCAGCCGCAGCCGCCCCGCAGCCTGCGCGACGCCGTGGACATGCTGCCGATCCTCAAGCAGGCCATGACCATGGCCCCCAAGACCGTCAAAAAAGCGCCGGTGCAGGACGTGGTGCTGAGCGGCGACGATATTGATCTTGGGCGCCTGCCGGTCCAGGGCTGCTGGCCAGGCGAGCCGGCGCCGCTGATCACGTGGCCGCTGGTGGTCACCAAGGGCCCCGGCAACAGCGCGGAAGATGATTTTAATCTGGGCATTTACCGCATGCAGGTTTTGGACAAGAAGCGTACCCTGATGCGCTGGCTCAAACACCGCGGCGGGGCGCAGCATTATCGCCGCTGGAAAAATGAAAAACCGGAGCCCCTGCCCGCCGCCGTGGTGCTGGGCGCCGATCCGGCCACCATTCTGGGCGCGGTGACGCCGGTGCCGGATACTTTGTCGGAATATAAATTCGCCGGCCTTCTGCGCGGGCGCAAGACCGAACTGGTGGATTGTGTGAGCGTACCGCTGAAAGTGCCGGCCACGGCTGAGATCGTGCTGGAAGGCCATGTTTCTCTGGACGAATACGCGCCCGAAGGTCCTTATGGCGACCATACAGGATATTACAATTCCGTGGAACCCTTCCCGGTCTTTACCATCAGCGCCATCACCATGCGCAAAAATCCCATTTATTTAAGCACTTATACCGGACGGCCGCCGGACGAACCATCCGTGCTGGGCGAGGCACTCAATGAGGTGTTCATCCCGCTCTTGCAACAGCAGTTCCCGGAAATTGTCGATTTCTGGCTGCCGCCGGAAGGCTGCTCCTACCGCATTGCCGTGGTCAGCATGAAAAAGGCCTATGCCGGCCATGCCAAACGGGTGATGATGGGCGTGTGGTCCTATCTCAGGCAGTTCATGTACACCAAATTCGTGATTGTGGTGGATGACGACATCAATTGCCGCGACTGGAAAGATGTCATGTGGGCCATTTCTACCCGCATGGATCCGGTCCGTGATACCACGCTGATGGAACATACGCCGATTGATTATCTTGATTTCGCCTCCCCCGTCTCGGGACTGGGCGGCAAAATGGGACTCGACGCCACCAATAAGTGGCCAGGGGAAACCGACCGGGAATGGGGCGAAAAAATCCGCATGGACGAACAGGTGATCCGGCGGATTGATGACATTTGGGACACGCTGGGCCTGCCCGGTTCCGGAAAAAGCCATCTAGAGTAA
- a CDS encoding MarR family winged helix-turn-helix transcriptional regulator, whose product MQKTGIRSTQLIILMVLEHLEKVTVSKLAEELVMDASTVARNLRPLHKQGLIQIIPGTDRRQRIVSLTAKGQERVEECLEHWNKAQNKIFSAFSEEEFENNLTAINNISDAVLKIHDPQLS is encoded by the coding sequence TTGCAGAAAACGGGGATCAGGTCCACCCAACTGATCATTTTGATGGTTCTGGAACATCTGGAAAAAGTTACGGTAAGCAAACTGGCCGAAGAGCTTGTCATGGATGCCTCGACGGTGGCGCGCAACCTTCGTCCGTTGCATAAACAGGGGCTGATCCAGATTATTCCGGGGACCGACAGGCGACAAAGAATTGTGTCGCTAACCGCCAAGGGGCAGGAGAGGGTCGAGGAGTGTCTGGAACATTGGAACAAGGCGCAAAACAAGATTTTCTCGGCATTCTCAGAGGAAGAGTTTGAGAATAACCTGACGGCAATCAACAATATATCTGATGCGGTGTTGAAGATTCACGATCCGCAACTGTCCTGA
- a CDS encoding TldD/PmbA family protein, which produces MSQIAIPSTADHLDRLEDLIKKALRAGADQADAIFFTSRSESVSWRLGKLEDIERSENVDLGLRVFIGQKQAIVSSSDLSAQNMDPLVERAVSMARHAPQDRFAGLADPALLAQPPFEDLDLYDTTTPSAETLQDMARETEALALATEGITNSQGAGAGYDKVEIVLCNSDGFAQSYRRSSFSLSLSVIAGAGTAMERDYAYSSKHHLADLDSPAEIAREAAERALRRLNPRKAATAQVPVVYDPRVSKTLLGHFAGAINGQSIARGTSFLKDRMGDRIFPEHITIIDDPHIVRGPSSRPFDGEGVANDKLVLVENGILKSWFLDSSSARQLGLKSNGRASRGTSSPPAPSSTNIYIAPGKLSPEELVADIASGFYVTELIGMGVNGITGDYSRGASGFWIENGQITYPVNEVTVAGNLKDMYRHMQAASDLEFKYGTDAPTLRIDSMMVAGN; this is translated from the coding sequence ATGTCCCAGATTGCAATCCCCTCTACTGCAGACCACCTGGACAGGTTAGAGGATTTAATCAAGAAAGCCCTTCGGGCCGGCGCGGATCAGGCCGACGCCATCTTTTTCACCTCCCGGTCAGAATCGGTTTCCTGGCGGCTTGGCAAACTCGAAGATATTGAAAGATCGGAAAATGTGGATCTGGGCCTCAGGGTTTTTATCGGCCAGAAACAGGCCATTGTCTCCTCCAGTGATCTCAGCGCCCAAAACATGGATCCCCTTGTCGAACGCGCCGTCAGCATGGCACGACATGCCCCGCAAGACCGTTTTGCCGGCCTTGCGGACCCGGCGCTTCTGGCTCAGCCGCCGTTTGAGGACCTGGATCTGTATGATACAACCACCCCTTCTGCGGAAACGTTGCAAGACATGGCCCGGGAAACCGAGGCCCTGGCGCTTGCCACCGAAGGCATCACCAATTCACAAGGTGCCGGCGCCGGGTATGACAAAGTGGAAATCGTGCTCTGCAATTCTGACGGCTTTGCGCAAAGCTACCGCCGCAGCAGTTTCAGCCTCAGCCTTTCTGTCATCGCCGGCGCCGGCACCGCCATGGAGCGGGATTACGCCTACAGCTCAAAACACCACCTGGCTGACCTGGACAGTCCGGCGGAAATCGCCCGGGAAGCCGCGGAACGGGCGCTCAGACGCCTCAACCCCCGCAAGGCGGCCACGGCACAAGTCCCAGTGGTTTATGATCCCCGGGTTTCCAAAACCCTGCTTGGCCATTTTGCCGGAGCCATAAACGGCCAGTCCATCGCCCGGGGCACCAGCTTTCTCAAAGACCGCATGGGGGACCGCATTTTTCCCGAGCACATCACCATCATTGACGATCCACACATTGTGCGCGGGCCGTCTTCCCGGCCGTTTGACGGGGAAGGTGTAGCCAATGACAAACTGGTGCTAGTGGAAAACGGCATTCTGAAAAGCTGGTTTCTAGACAGCAGCAGCGCCCGTCAGTTAGGGCTGAAAAGCAACGGTCGAGCCAGCCGGGGAACCTCGTCACCACCCGCGCCATCTTCCACCAATATCTATATCGCGCCCGGCAAACTTTCGCCGGAAGAGCTGGTGGCCGATATCGCCAGCGGATTTTATGTCACAGAGCTCATCGGCATGGGGGTGAACGGAATCACCGGGGATTACAGCCGGGGCGCCAGCGGTTTCTGGATCGAAAATGGCCAGATCACCTATCCGGTCAATGAGGTGACCGTGGCTGGCAACCTCAAGGACATGTACCGTCACATGCAGGCGGCCAGCGACCTGGAGTTTAAATATGGCACCGACGCCCCCACGCTGCGGATCGACAGCATGATGGTCGCCGGGAATTGA
- a CDS encoding TorF family putative porin — translation MTKLRTAMLATVAVAVTAFSSAPTFAEEGFLGGEISANVAMLNDYRFRGVSLNDENFALQGGFDYAHDSGFYVGTWASNISEFGGAEIEQDIYAGYGGQIDSISYNIGLLLYHYPGGENVDYLELYGSAGVDLGVASASLGAAYAFSSENTGNTDNIYVYADVESAIPDTPLTISAHIGYEDGFDYAGIGDTTKLDWSLGASVNYGGLDFGLKYVDTNNAGDLSDATVVFSVGAYF, via the coding sequence GTGACGAAATTGAGAACCGCTATGTTGGCCACCGTTGCCGTGGCTGTAACAGCTTTTTCCTCAGCTCCGACTTTTGCGGAGGAGGGCTTTTTGGGAGGAGAGATCAGCGCCAATGTGGCCATGCTGAATGATTATCGTTTTCGCGGGGTGTCCCTGAATGATGAAAATTTTGCGTTGCAGGGCGGCTTTGATTATGCGCATGACAGCGGGTTTTATGTGGGCACATGGGCGTCCAATATTTCCGAGTTTGGCGGCGCGGAAATCGAGCAGGATATCTATGCCGGATATGGCGGTCAGATCGACAGTATTTCCTATAATATTGGCCTGCTGCTCTATCATTATCCCGGCGGGGAGAATGTGGACTATCTGGAACTTTACGGTTCTGCCGGCGTTGATCTTGGCGTGGCATCGGCAAGTCTCGGCGCCGCTTACGCCTTTTCCAGCGAAAATACCGGCAATACGGATAACATCTATGTTTATGCGGATGTGGAAAGCGCCATTCCCGATACGCCCCTGACCATCAGCGCCCATATCGGATACGAAGACGGCTTTGACTATGCCGGGATTGGCGATACCACCAAGCTGGACTGGAGTCTGGGGGCCAGTGTGAATTATGGCGGCCTGGATTTCGGTCTGAAATATGTGGATACGAATAATGCCGGGGATTTGTCCGACGCCACGGTGGTATTTAGCGTCGGGGCCTATTTCTAA